A genomic window from Corynebacterium fournieri includes:
- the dcd gene encoding dCTP deaminase, whose product MLLSDHDIRDAIDSGHLGIDPFDAELIQPSSIDVRIDKFFRVFNNSKYTHIDPKQEMPDLTTLVEVPDDDAFVLHPGEFVLASTLECFSLPADLAGRLEGKSSLGRLGLLTHSTAGFIDPGFSGHITLELSNVANLPIVLWPGMKVGQLALFKMSSPADTPYGSGALGSKYQGQRGPTPSKAYLNFR is encoded by the coding sequence GTGCTGCTTTCAGATCACGACATCCGCGACGCAATCGACTCCGGCCACCTCGGCATCGACCCCTTCGACGCCGAGTTGATTCAGCCGAGTTCCATCGACGTGCGCATTGACAAGTTCTTCCGCGTTTTCAATAACTCGAAGTACACGCACATCGACCCGAAGCAGGAGATGCCGGATCTGACCACCCTTGTCGAGGTGCCGGACGACGACGCTTTCGTCCTGCACCCCGGCGAGTTCGTGCTCGCGTCCACGCTCGAATGCTTCTCGCTTCCTGCGGACCTGGCGGGCCGCCTCGAGGGCAAGTCTTCCCTCGGCCGTTTGGGCCTGCTCACGCACTCCACCGCCGGCTTTATCGACCCGGGCTTTTCCGGCCACATCACCTTGGAGCTGTCCAACGTGGCCAACCTGCCCATCGTGCTGTGGCCGGGCATGAAGGTCGGCCAGCTCGCGCTGTTCAAGATGTCCTCGCCCGCGGACACTCCATACGGCAGCGGCGCCCTCGGTTCGAAGTATCAGGGCCAGCGCGGCCCCACCCCCTCGAAGGCGTACCTGAACTTTCGGTAG
- a CDS encoding ABC-F family ATP-binding cassette domain-containing protein, with translation MPISLNNVSHEWPNGASCFAGVSAVFSSGLTCLIGDNGSGKTSLIKIILGELEPTGGSVERPANIGYLPQDLALKSDATVADVFGVSEILTAIEAVEAGDFDPSLYDIIGDRWDVAADVTATLSAHGLDLDLSRTMDTLSGGEAVRVAIAALLQGNPDFIVLDEPTNNLDGDAKAQLIEHLAASPIPSLVVSHDRDLLESATEIAELHNGTLRVFPGNYSAYQETLAREQEAAMREVRDTKSNHRKQMREREAMQTRIDRDARRGRKFAASKRKPGMTMGLDKDRSEKTAARRGSAHAGAVDQAWAAYNQAKEKVRDDQGVFIDLPETELANSTRVLDIAGLTVVGPERVRITGPNGSGKTTLLNSIASNEAGYVIEGAGYLRQRLTFPREKTVLELVTEANPEADPQYIRDQLAQLLFQNDTVHAQVDELSGGEKFRVELARILLSNPAPRLLLLDEPTNNIDIATVDWLVSTLEAYAGAIILVSHDENFCGRVGLTRDVSVTTLGGAETP, from the coding sequence ATGCCTATTTCACTGAACAACGTATCCCACGAATGGCCGAACGGCGCGAGCTGCTTTGCGGGCGTAAGTGCCGTATTTTCAAGCGGTCTTACTTGCCTGATCGGCGATAATGGATCCGGGAAAACTTCGCTGATCAAGATCATTCTTGGCGAGCTTGAACCCACTGGTGGCTCGGTTGAACGCCCAGCGAATATTGGGTACCTCCCGCAAGATCTGGCATTGAAGTCAGATGCGACTGTGGCAGATGTTTTCGGGGTTTCGGAAATCCTGACCGCTATTGAGGCAGTAGAAGCAGGAGATTTTGATCCGAGCTTGTACGACATAATCGGCGACCGTTGGGATGTGGCCGCTGACGTTACTGCCACGTTGTCCGCCCATGGTCTCGACTTGGACTTGAGTAGAACCATGGACACTCTCTCCGGTGGTGAAGCTGTCCGAGTCGCCATTGCCGCCCTGCTGCAGGGAAACCCAGACTTCATTGTTCTGGATGAGCCCACGAACAATCTCGACGGCGATGCGAAAGCTCAGCTGATTGAGCACCTCGCGGCGTCCCCGATTCCATCGCTCGTTGTCAGCCACGACCGCGATTTGCTGGAGTCCGCGACTGAAATCGCGGAGCTGCACAACGGAACGCTGCGAGTGTTTCCCGGTAACTACTCCGCTTACCAAGAAACGCTGGCGCGGGAACAGGAAGCGGCGATGCGTGAGGTTCGGGACACGAAATCGAATCATCGCAAGCAGATGCGAGAACGCGAGGCAATGCAAACTCGTATTGATCGCGATGCGCGTCGCGGCAGGAAATTTGCTGCCTCAAAACGCAAGCCCGGCATGACGATGGGCTTGGATAAAGACAGATCCGAAAAGACTGCCGCACGGAGGGGATCAGCGCACGCGGGTGCCGTCGATCAGGCATGGGCCGCATACAACCAAGCAAAGGAAAAGGTCCGGGACGACCAGGGCGTTTTTATCGATTTGCCTGAAACCGAGCTCGCGAACAGCACACGGGTCTTGGACATCGCCGGTCTCACGGTGGTCGGGCCAGAGCGGGTGCGAATTACGGGGCCGAACGGCAGCGGCAAGACCACCTTGCTCAACTCCATCGCCAGCAATGAGGCAGGTTACGTCATCGAAGGGGCGGGCTACCTACGTCAACGTCTGACATTTCCCCGAGAGAAAACGGTTCTGGAATTGGTAACGGAGGCGAACCCTGAGGCAGACCCGCAGTACATTCGTGACCAGCTTGCTCAGCTCTTGTTCCAAAACGATACGGTGCACGCGCAGGTAGACGAGTTGTCTGGTGGAGAGAAATTCCGGGTTGAGCTCGCCCGCATCTTGCTTTCCAATCCTGCACCCAGGCTGCTACTTCTCGACGAACCCACCAACAACATCGACATCGCGACAGTGGATTGGCTCGTTTCAACCTTGGAGGCTTACGCAGGTGCCATCATCTTGGTCAGCCACGACGAGAACTTTTGCGGGCGCGTGGGACTCACCCGCGACGTTTCCGTCACCACCCTGGGAGGTGCGGAAACGCCCTAG
- a CDS encoding UDP-glucose dehydrogenase family protein, with product MRMTVIGTGYLGATHAACMAELGHEVLGVDVDESKIQALKNSKVPFYEPGLPEVLERNIDAGRLDFTTDYAEAAAFANIHFIGVGTPQQRGSYAADTRYVEAVIDDLVPQLEGEHLILGKSTVPVGTAAALQERADRLAAANGNKAQVEIAWNPEFLREGYAVKDTIEPDRIVLGTRAQDASATHGDSRAEEIAREVYATPLSHNTPFIVTDLQTAELVKVSANAFLATKISFINAVSEVCENVGADVTQLADAIGYDDRIGRKFLGAGLGFGGGCLPKDIRAFMARAGEVGADQALTFLREVDAINMRRRQRVIDLAREELGSLIGRNITVLGAAFKPNSDDVRDSPALAVAGQLNLAGASVRVYDPQGMDNARKVFPTLDYATSLEDALTGAELVILATEWNEFKQMDPKWAATLVAKQLLIDGRNVLDVNTWRDAGWQMRALGRSL from the coding sequence ATGCGGATGACTGTGATTGGTACTGGTTACCTCGGCGCGACGCATGCGGCGTGCATGGCTGAATTGGGCCACGAGGTACTGGGCGTAGACGTTGACGAAAGCAAGATCCAGGCGCTGAAGAACTCGAAGGTGCCCTTCTACGAGCCGGGCCTGCCCGAGGTGCTGGAGCGCAACATCGACGCCGGGCGGCTGGATTTCACCACCGACTACGCCGAGGCCGCCGCCTTCGCAAACATCCACTTCATCGGTGTGGGCACCCCGCAGCAGCGCGGCTCCTACGCAGCCGACACCCGCTACGTCGAGGCCGTCATCGACGATCTGGTGCCCCAGCTCGAGGGCGAGCACCTGATTTTGGGCAAGTCCACCGTCCCGGTCGGCACCGCCGCCGCGCTGCAGGAGCGCGCAGACAGACTCGCCGCCGCCAACGGCAACAAGGCGCAGGTCGAGATCGCGTGGAACCCGGAGTTCCTCCGCGAAGGCTACGCGGTCAAAGACACCATCGAACCGGACCGCATCGTTTTGGGCACACGTGCCCAGGACGCAAGCGCCACGCACGGCGACAGCCGAGCCGAGGAGATCGCCCGGGAGGTCTACGCCACCCCGCTGTCGCACAACACCCCGTTTATCGTGACCGATTTGCAGACCGCGGAGCTGGTGAAAGTCTCCGCCAACGCCTTCCTCGCTACGAAGATCTCGTTTATCAACGCCGTTTCCGAGGTCTGCGAAAACGTCGGCGCGGACGTGACCCAGCTGGCGGACGCCATCGGCTACGACGACCGCATCGGGCGCAAGTTCCTCGGCGCGGGTTTGGGGTTCGGCGGCGGGTGCCTGCCCAAGGACATCCGCGCGTTCATGGCGCGCGCCGGCGAGGTCGGCGCAGACCAGGCGCTGACGTTTCTGCGCGAGGTCGACGCGATCAACATGCGCCGTCGCCAGCGCGTGATCGATCTTGCGCGTGAGGAGCTCGGCAGCCTGATCGGGCGCAACATCACCGTGTTGGGCGCGGCGTTCAAACCGAATTCCGACGACGTGCGTGACTCGCCGGCACTGGCCGTGGCCGGCCAGCTCAACCTCGCCGGAGCAAGCGTGCGCGTCTACGACCCGCAAGGCATGGACAACGCCCGCAAGGTCTTCCCCACACTCGACTACGCCACCAGCCTCGAAGACGCACTAACAGGGGCGGAACTGGTCATCCTGGCCACCGAATGGAACGAGTTCAAGCAGATGGACCCGAAGTGGGCGGCAACACTCGTCGCCAAGCAACTGCTTATCGACGGCCGAAACGTCCTCGACGTCAACACCTGGCGCGACGCAGGCTGGCAGATGCGCGCACTCGGCCGCAGTCTCTAA
- a CDS encoding pyridoxal phosphate-dependent aminotransferase, which produces MSEPLQKHQRHRHFDQADKLKNVFYDIRGPVTATAEKMERDGHTILKLNTGNPAVFGFEAPDVIMRDMIANLPTSQGYTTSKGITSARRAVVTRYEMIDGFPHFDIDDVYLGNGVSELISMTTQALLNDGDEILIPAPDYPLWTAASTLAGGKVVHYKCDEEDDWNPSLEDIREKITDRTKAIVVINPNNPTGAVYSREVLEGIADIAREHELMVLSDEIYDRVLYDGASHISMAEIAPDLVCITFNGLSKAYRVCGYRAGWMVITGPKRRATGFIEGLDLLSGTRLCANVPGQHAIQVALGGRQSIYELTAEGGRLHKQRNVAVKKLREIPGISVVEPKGALYCFPKIDAEMYNIHDDEKFMLDLLKSEKILMVQGTGFNYPTPDHFRVVTLPWASQLENAIERLGNFLVDYHQH; this is translated from the coding sequence ATGAGTGAGCCACTGCAAAAGCACCAAAGGCACCGCCATTTCGACCAAGCGGACAAGCTGAAGAACGTCTTCTACGACATCCGCGGGCCGGTGACGGCCACCGCGGAGAAGATGGAGCGCGACGGCCACACCATCCTGAAGCTCAACACCGGCAACCCGGCAGTGTTCGGTTTCGAAGCGCCGGACGTGATCATGCGCGACATGATTGCCAACCTGCCTACCTCCCAGGGCTACACCACTTCCAAGGGCATCACTTCGGCGCGCCGCGCGGTGGTCACGCGCTACGAGATGATCGACGGCTTCCCTCACTTCGACATCGACGACGTCTACCTCGGCAACGGCGTGTCCGAGCTGATCAGCATGACCACCCAGGCGCTGCTCAACGACGGCGACGAAATCCTCATCCCCGCCCCCGACTACCCGCTGTGGACTGCCGCGTCCACGCTCGCCGGCGGCAAAGTCGTGCACTACAAGTGCGACGAGGAGGACGATTGGAACCCCTCGCTCGAGGACATCCGGGAAAAGATCACCGACCGCACCAAAGCCATCGTGGTGATCAACCCCAACAACCCCACCGGCGCCGTGTACTCGCGCGAGGTGCTCGAAGGCATCGCCGACATCGCGCGCGAGCACGAGCTCATGGTGCTTTCCGACGAGATCTACGATCGCGTGCTTTACGACGGAGCTTCGCACATCTCCATGGCAGAAATCGCCCCGGATCTCGTGTGCATCACCTTCAACGGCCTGTCCAAGGCGTACCGGGTGTGCGGCTACCGCGCCGGCTGGATGGTGATCACGGGCCCGAAGCGCCGCGCAACCGGCTTCATCGAAGGCCTCGACCTGCTCTCCGGCACCCGCCTGTGCGCGAATGTGCCGGGCCAGCACGCCATCCAGGTCGCGCTCGGCGGCCGCCAGTCCATCTACGAGCTCACCGCTGAGGGCGGGCGCCTGCACAAGCAGCGCAACGTCGCGGTGAAGAAGCTGCGGGAAATCCCCGGCATCTCCGTGGTGGAGCCGAAGGGTGCGCTGTACTGCTTCCCCAAGATCGACGCGGAGATGTACAACATCCACGACGACGAGAAGTTCATGCTGGACCTGCTCAAGTCCGAGAAGATCCTCATGGTGCAGGGAACCGGCTTCAACTACCCCACCCCGGACCACTTCCGCGTGGTCACGCTGCCGTGGGCGTCCCAGCTGGAAAACGCGATCGAGCGGCTCGGCAACTTCCTAGTGGACTACCACCAGCACTAG
- a CDS encoding HNH endonuclease signature motif containing protein, translating into MTRTIDYHVDQVVAGLEALEALMMQPESYQLASTHHAMERLHAALPLLSNANIAFAFVCERDGAGRLVGANHPVEYLTKQLGLPRADAFNLLSQAKTMFGEVEVPTPPSDPSTGEEERRKQQEEEKRRKEEARKAKERARKAAAKANAEKKRIIDRALMQLNEHADPGRDEVYARALEAAETMSAEELRKFVTNLVKRANRKGRDYSGKKDPLAAFKKRTLVFGEEDSDGGTWAKIYLDKASRAALEAAIAAGEAPGANLPDGVEDKRTRGQRRFDQLMDIVNRHGTSSAAGRRGLGTVVLTMTLDELLGADAYTEFATNTSVSLTALDVVRLGLAGDSFALQLDSCTGVPLSLGRARLASIEQKMVLLAMQQVCAWTGCTKPGVELEAHHIEAYFHGGLTNLDNLILLCREHHRCNNDNRDGAGGKGHFEKDPATWDITHHPADGGPPVSTSTHQYQQSPGQRTIRRAQEKYPAFDDPPNARASDPPLFEVGENRKTAPKRKGNTA; encoded by the coding sequence ATGACCAGGACAATCGACTACCACGTGGACCAAGTCGTCGCGGGGCTCGAAGCGCTCGAGGCGCTGATGATGCAGCCGGAGTCCTACCAGCTCGCATCCACCCACCACGCGATGGAGCGCCTGCACGCCGCGCTACCCCTCCTATCCAACGCCAACATCGCCTTCGCTTTTGTTTGCGAGCGCGACGGCGCAGGACGCCTAGTTGGGGCCAACCATCCCGTTGAATACCTGACCAAGCAGCTCGGCCTTCCCCGCGCCGACGCGTTCAACCTGCTCAGTCAGGCCAAGACGATGTTCGGCGAAGTGGAGGTGCCCACCCCGCCCTCCGACCCTTCCACCGGCGAGGAGGAGCGCCGGAAGCAGCAAGAGGAAGAGAAGCGGCGCAAGGAAGAAGCGCGCAAAGCCAAAGAGCGGGCCCGCAAAGCCGCTGCCAAAGCGAACGCAGAGAAAAAGCGCATCATCGACCGCGCACTGATGCAGCTCAACGAGCACGCCGACCCGGGCCGCGACGAAGTCTACGCCCGGGCGCTCGAGGCAGCAGAGACCATGTCCGCCGAGGAGCTGCGGAAATTCGTCACCAACCTGGTCAAACGCGCCAACCGAAAGGGCCGCGACTACTCGGGAAAGAAAGACCCCCTCGCCGCCTTTAAGAAGCGCACCTTGGTCTTCGGCGAAGAGGACAGCGACGGCGGAACCTGGGCCAAGATCTACCTTGACAAGGCCAGCCGCGCCGCCCTCGAGGCCGCCATCGCCGCCGGCGAAGCACCCGGCGCAAATTTGCCCGACGGGGTCGAGGACAAACGCACCCGCGGACAGCGCCGCTTCGACCAACTCATGGACATTGTGAACCGGCACGGCACATCCTCCGCCGCCGGGCGGCGCGGTCTCGGCACCGTGGTGCTGACCATGACGCTGGATGAGCTCCTCGGCGCCGACGCGTACACGGAGTTCGCCACCAACACCTCGGTGTCTTTGACCGCCCTGGACGTAGTGCGCCTGGGGTTGGCCGGCGACTCGTTCGCGCTCCAACTCGATTCGTGCACCGGGGTGCCGCTGTCGCTCGGCCGGGCACGTCTGGCCAGCATCGAGCAGAAGATGGTCCTGCTCGCCATGCAGCAAGTGTGCGCGTGGACCGGCTGCACCAAACCAGGCGTGGAGCTGGAGGCGCACCACATTGAGGCCTACTTCCACGGCGGGCTGACCAACTTGGACAACCTCATCCTCCTGTGCCGCGAGCACCACAGGTGCAACAACGACAACAGAGATGGCGCCGGCGGGAAGGGGCACTTCGAAAAAGACCCCGCCACCTGGGATATCACCCACCACCCCGCAGATGGCGGACCGCCGGTATCTACCTCAACCCACCAGTACCAACAATCACCCGGTCAACGGACCATCCGGCGCGCACAGGAGAAATACCCGGCCTTCGACGACCCACCGAATGCGAGAGCGAGCGATCCGCCACTGTTTGAAGTCGGCGAAAACCGGAAGACCGCTCCAAAGCGGAAAGGCAATACAGCGTGA
- a CDS encoding DUF1707 SHOCT-like domain-containing protein: MSTPYGNFRIGDQERMDAMDTLGRALGEGRLNMAEFDERCRQVAEAQVHSDLEPILVDLPPQPVEGPVAAQDVPSGDVFYSGREIMQARRSGKRMRAGTFWLGTIGAFGLVGLFSHVGADALVGLSLLFIPTLFILLYVMKVGPDSWHTPSLRQLEQQRRQEIKRRQLEIESAKAHQQAMRRVQRKDQFNQLTSDALDVAQNTLNRFRKP; encoded by the coding sequence GTGAGCACTCCCTACGGCAATTTCAGGATCGGCGACCAGGAGCGCATGGACGCCATGGACACTCTCGGGCGCGCGCTTGGCGAGGGCCGGCTCAACATGGCCGAGTTCGACGAGCGCTGCCGCCAAGTCGCCGAAGCACAGGTCCACTCGGACCTCGAACCGATTCTGGTGGACCTGCCGCCGCAGCCGGTGGAAGGCCCCGTGGCGGCGCAGGACGTCCCCTCAGGAGACGTCTTTTACAGCGGCCGCGAGATCATGCAGGCGCGCCGCTCCGGCAAACGCATGCGCGCAGGCACGTTTTGGCTGGGCACCATAGGCGCGTTCGGTCTGGTCGGCCTGTTCAGCCACGTCGGTGCCGACGCCTTGGTCGGGCTTTCTCTGCTGTTTATCCCCACCCTGTTCATTCTGCTGTACGTGATGAAGGTGGGCCCGGATTCCTGGCACACCCCCAGCCTGCGGCAGTTGGAGCAGCAGCGCCGACAGGAAATCAAGCGCCGCCAGCTGGAGATCGAATCCGCGAAGGCGCACCAGCAGGCAATGAGGCGTGTGCAGCGCAAGGATCAGTTCAACCAGCTGACCTCCGACGCGCTCGATGTCGCACAAAATACGCTAAACCGGTTCCGCAAACCCTAA
- a CDS encoding Fic family protein, which translates to MNNYKSLKTVFHKSSDGQRAAETEYFSRFSSPATLHWDFAVGKHQLFAVLTAENQSLLEQVWRAELRISHKWSTLPGAAASHYLTGLLIEEIKSTNQIEGVHSTRREIAEALTRPSTGPHKRFREMVAFYESLLNPNDRPEFPRTPASLRAEYDKLLANEIDEDDRPDGHLFRAGTVEIHDGIQGVHKAPLGEDNIEERMQTFLSTQHDETHVLINALIGHFIFEYTHPFYDGNGRMGRFLLAFKALEVLSPPTSMSLSHQFSLQRKKYYAAFVEAENPMNYGEATFFIEAMLEMLIDAQNDLETSLDQKHFQLRSLQDVLSSLDRDEYERDLLFLAAQAFLFGPDLPFPLKDAVSTMGRSWNTIRPVAEDLETEGLIQSASKRPLTLELTTRGREYLHISED; encoded by the coding sequence ATGAACAATTACAAAAGCCTGAAGACTGTGTTTCACAAATCTTCAGACGGCCAGCGGGCTGCGGAGACAGAATACTTCTCGAGATTTTCCTCTCCAGCCACGCTTCATTGGGACTTCGCGGTCGGCAAACATCAACTATTCGCAGTGCTTACTGCGGAAAATCAATCCCTCTTGGAACAAGTCTGGCGGGCGGAGCTCCGAATTTCTCACAAGTGGTCCACGCTCCCAGGCGCAGCTGCCAGCCATTACCTGACTGGCCTGCTCATTGAGGAAATTAAATCGACCAACCAAATTGAGGGTGTGCATTCGACCCGGAGAGAAATTGCAGAAGCTCTAACTCGCCCGTCAACCGGACCACATAAGCGTTTTCGCGAAATGGTTGCCTTCTACGAGTCGTTGCTCAACCCCAATGATCGACCGGAGTTTCCTAGGACCCCCGCATCCCTCCGGGCGGAGTACGACAAATTGCTCGCGAACGAAATCGATGAGGACGATCGTCCTGATGGGCATCTGTTCCGGGCAGGAACTGTAGAGATTCACGACGGCATCCAAGGGGTGCACAAGGCCCCCCTTGGCGAAGACAACATTGAAGAGCGAATGCAAACGTTCTTATCGACCCAGCACGATGAAACCCATGTCCTCATCAACGCGCTCATAGGCCACTTCATATTTGAATACACCCACCCGTTTTACGACGGTAACGGCCGCATGGGACGCTTCCTACTCGCTTTCAAGGCCCTCGAGGTCCTTTCCCCACCAACCTCAATGTCCCTCTCGCACCAGTTCTCACTCCAGCGGAAGAAGTATTACGCGGCGTTCGTAGAAGCCGAAAACCCGATGAACTACGGGGAGGCAACCTTTTTTATCGAAGCCATGCTCGAGATGCTGATTGATGCCCAGAATGATTTGGAGACATCATTAGATCAAAAACACTTTCAGCTACGGAGTTTGCAAGATGTCTTATCATCCTTAGACCGTGACGAGTATGAACGCGACCTGCTTTTTTTAGCTGCACAAGCGTTTCTTTTTGGCCCGGATTTACCCTTCCCCCTCAAGGACGCAGTATCAACGATGGGACGTTCGTGGAACACCATCCGGCCCGTGGCAGAAGACTTGGAAACGGAGGGACTCATCCAATCGGCGTCGAAGCGCCCTCTCACTCTAGAACTGACCACTCGAGGCCGTGAATACTTGCATATATCAGAAGACTGA
- a CDS encoding FMN-binding glutamate synthase family protein, with the protein MSKEKRGNFAKGALGAAAAALGGVAIHDITQTRYPILRNYPVLGHMRYLLTDIGPELRQYFIERDWDGRPFNRDQRNAIYERAKGKQSETSFGTVQDVYDTNHEHLVHSIAPVEEPAEPPRALVGGKDCTKPYSISMLNISSMSFGSLSKNAVRSLNKGAAMGGFAHNTGEGGVSPYHKEHGGDLIWQMGTGYFGARTEDGDFDPVKFRDKAQDDQVKMVELKLSQGAKPGIGGVLPADKITKEVSEIRGVPMGVDCISPAAHRVFSTPVELIEFIAQMRELSGGKPAGFKMCVSSRREVLAICKAIREVGTAPDFIVVDGSEGGTGAAPIDFEDHMGMPLTHGLMLVHNALVGTGLRDQIKLGASGKVAGGSDIVMRMIQGADYTNSARAMMMATGCIQAQRCHTGECPTGVATQDPRRNRAIVVEDKSKAVYNFQKTTVNTAVRLMASMGVSDPSELTPHMLRRSVSATESRSYASIYEWLRPGQLLEDAPSAWAPDWKAASPDTFRAVS; encoded by the coding sequence ATGTCCAAGGAGAAGCGAGGAAATTTTGCCAAGGGCGCGCTTGGCGCGGCCGCAGCAGCGTTGGGTGGGGTAGCCATCCACGACATCACCCAAACTAGGTACCCGATCCTTCGTAACTACCCGGTGCTGGGGCACATGCGCTACCTGCTCACGGATATCGGTCCGGAGCTGCGCCAGTACTTCATCGAACGCGATTGGGACGGCCGCCCCTTCAACCGCGACCAGCGCAACGCCATCTACGAGCGCGCGAAGGGCAAGCAGAGCGAGACCTCCTTCGGCACCGTCCAGGACGTTTACGACACCAACCACGAGCACCTCGTCCACTCCATCGCGCCGGTGGAAGAGCCGGCCGAACCGCCGCGCGCACTCGTCGGCGGCAAGGACTGCACCAAGCCGTATTCCATCTCCATGCTCAACATCTCCTCCATGTCCTTCGGCTCCCTGTCCAAAAATGCCGTGCGCTCGTTGAACAAGGGCGCCGCCATGGGCGGGTTCGCCCACAACACCGGCGAAGGTGGCGTGTCGCCGTACCACAAGGAGCACGGCGGCGACCTGATCTGGCAGATGGGCACCGGCTACTTCGGCGCGCGCACCGAAGACGGCGACTTCGACCCCGTCAAGTTCCGCGACAAGGCCCAGGACGACCAGGTCAAGATGGTGGAGCTCAAGCTCAGCCAGGGTGCAAAGCCCGGCATCGGCGGTGTGCTGCCGGCCGACAAGATCACCAAGGAAGTCTCCGAAATCCGTGGTGTGCCCATGGGCGTGGACTGCATCAGCCCGGCGGCGCACCGCGTGTTCAGCACTCCCGTGGAGCTCATCGAGTTCATTGCCCAGATGCGCGAGCTGTCCGGCGGCAAGCCGGCCGGGTTCAAGATGTGCGTTAGCAGCCGCAGGGAAGTGCTGGCTATTTGCAAGGCAATCCGCGAGGTCGGCACCGCGCCGGACTTCATCGTCGTTGACGGATCCGAAGGCGGCACCGGCGCCGCCCCGATCGACTTCGAGGACCACATGGGCATGCCGCTGACCCACGGCCTGATGCTGGTGCACAACGCACTGGTGGGCACCGGCCTGCGCGACCAAATCAAGCTCGGCGCGTCCGGCAAGGTCGCAGGTGGCTCGGACATTGTCATGCGCATGATCCAGGGCGCGGATTACACCAACTCCGCTCGCGCCATGATGATGGCGACCGGCTGCATCCAGGCGCAGCGTTGCCACACCGGTGAGTGCCCCACGGGCGTGGCTACGCAGGATCCGCGCCGCAACCGTGCCATCGTCGTGGAAGACAAGTCCAAGGCGGTCTACAACTTCCAGAAGACCACCGTCAACACCGCGGTGCGCCTCATGGCGTCCATGGGCGTGTCCGATCCGTCCGAGCTCACCCCGCACATGCTGCGCCGCAGCGTGTCGGCGACGGAGTCTCGCTCCTATGCGTCCATCTACGAGTGGCTGCGCCCGGGGCAGTTGCTTGAAGACGCACCTTCGGCCTGGGCCCCCGACTGGAAGGCGGCGTCCCCGGATACCTTCCGCGCAGTCTCCTAA
- a CDS encoding alpha/beta fold hydrolase has protein sequence MKLSSAMMTLAAGYGAVRGLQNRPPMPFNDRSFEPEHPTPVMYVHGINSRTAAFESNAHSLREQGFWVWGYDYGDMIAPGFFGVGDLNSIVCDVEENVDRVLRKTGATQVDIVAHSQGALMTKLFIARGGAEKVRRVVAMGGNFHGTDFRGLAGQMGEFASRHPHFTALFAPGAAQQLAGSAWLQEFASGPDTVPGIVYTSIYSPADTVVTPASASALQSADGADVANIDSGQWYDGYAPIHSLMPRDPLYAELTAWGLLRDVGDHVPPQRES, from the coding sequence ATGAAACTGAGCAGCGCGATGATGACACTTGCAGCTGGCTACGGAGCAGTGCGCGGGCTGCAAAACCGCCCGCCGATGCCGTTCAACGACAGGTCGTTTGAGCCCGAGCACCCCACGCCGGTGATGTACGTACACGGGATCAACTCGCGCACCGCGGCGTTCGAATCCAACGCACACAGCCTGCGCGAGCAGGGCTTTTGGGTGTGGGGCTACGACTACGGGGACATGATCGCACCCGGATTCTTCGGCGTGGGCGACCTGAACTCGATCGTGTGCGACGTAGAGGAAAACGTGGACCGCGTACTGCGAAAAACCGGTGCCACGCAGGTGGATATCGTGGCGCACTCGCAGGGCGCGCTGATGACCAAGCTTTTCATCGCTCGCGGCGGCGCGGAAAAGGTGCGCCGCGTAGTGGCGATGGGAGGCAACTTCCACGGCACCGATTTCCGCGGCCTGGCGGGGCAGATGGGCGAATTCGCATCCCGCCACCCACACTTCACCGCACTGTTCGCGCCCGGCGCAGCCCAGCAGCTGGCAGGTTCGGCATGGCTACAGGAGTTCGCCAGCGGGCCAGACACCGTACCCGGGATCGTGTACACCTCCATCTACTCGCCCGCAGACACGGTGGTCACCCCCGCCTCCGCGTCCGCACTGCAGTCCGCGGACGGCGCCGATGTGGCCAACATCGACTCCGGGCAGTGGTACGACGGCTACGCGCCGATCCACTCGCTCATGCCTCGCGACCCGCTGTACGCGGAGCTCACTGCGTGGGGGCTGCTGCGAGACGTGGGCGACCACGTGCCGCCGCAGCGAGAAAGCTAG